The Lycium barbarum isolate Lr01 chromosome 9, ASM1917538v2, whole genome shotgun sequence genome has a segment encoding these proteins:
- the LOC132611279 gene encoding uncharacterized protein LOC132611279, with amino-acid sequence MHIAAAMEINKRLVPNLKQLHTSLHSKLAQGGTAVGTGLNTKKGKDIKKYYGKNHSLSLILINVKHITKLLGEQGREEYMVLDLKHKVICFLLERTKLCTNNT; translated from the exons ATGCACATTGCTGCTGCTATGGAGATAAATAAAAGATTAGTACCAAACTTAAAACAGTTGCATACTTCACTACACTCGAAG CTTGCACAAGGAGGCACAGCAGTTGGAACAGGATTGAACACAAAAAAGGG gaaagatatcaagaaatattacgggaaaaatcacagtctcagtctgatattgatcaatgtgaagcatattacgaagctgctgggggaacaaggaagagaagaatatatggtcttggatctcaagcacaaagttatctgctttttgttggaaagaacaaaattatgcactaacaatacttga